Proteins from a genomic interval of Defluviitalea raffinosedens:
- a CDS encoding class I tRNA ligase family protein — protein sequence MKRILIGGAWPYANGSLHIGHVAALLPGDVLARYYRLKGDQVFYVSGSIGFL from the coding sequence ATGAAAAGGATTCTAATTGGAGGCGCTTGGCCTTATGCTAATGGTTCACTTCACATTGGTCACGTGGCAGCTTTACTGCCTGGAGATGTTCTTGCAAGATATTATCGCTTAAAAGGAGATCAAGTCTTTTATGTTTCGGGCAGCATAGGCTTTTTGTAA